One Pyrus communis chromosome 13, drPyrComm1.1, whole genome shotgun sequence genomic window carries:
- the LOC137712363 gene encoding uncharacterized mitochondrial protein AtMg00810-like — protein sequence MDVQNAFLHGDLHEEVYMLPPPGNNEVAISDLKKILSNCFRIKDLGPLKYFLGVEVARSKAGISICQRKYTLDILEENGLLGVKPAKFPMDLELKLNPNDGDLLKDPTRYRRLVGKLIYLTIRIPEITYSVNTLSQFMQQPIKPHLNAVHRLLQYLKAAPGQGLLFPSHGQLNLVGYCAADWARCPTTRRSITGYCVFLGQALVSWKSKKQAIVSKSSAEAEYRSMAAATCELTWLRYLLHDLRVNHPEPAKLFCDNQAALYIAANPVYHERTKHIELDCHIVRERIQNREIKTAYVQTGEQIADIFTKPTREAVFQTHLHKLGVIDIHTPT from the exons ATGGACGTCCAAAACGCCTTTCTTCATGGGGATCTCCATGAGGAGGTCTACATGCTTCCTCCACCTG GGAACAATGAAGTGGCAATCAGTGACCTTAAAAAAATTCTCAGCAATTGTTTTCGGATTAAAGACCTTGGCCCATTGAAATACTTCCTTGGGGTTGAAGTTGCACGATCGAAGGCAGGGATTTCAATATGCCAACGAAAATATACATTGGACATATTGGAAGAGAATGGTTTACTTGGTGTGAAGCCTGCCAAATTTCCTATGGATCTAGAACTAAAGTTGAATCCAAACGATGGTGACCTTCTCAAGGACCCAACTCGTTATCGCAGGTTGGTTGGGAAATTGATTTACCTTACTATCAGAATACCAGAAATCACGTATTCGGTTAATACCCTTAGTCAATTCATGCAACAACCCATAAAGCCTCATCTCAATGCTGTCCACAGGTTACTTCAATACTTAAAGGCAGCTCCAGGTCAAGGATTACTCTTTCCATCACATGGCCAATTAAATTTGGTCGGCTATTGTGCTGCGGATTGGGCTCGTTGTCCAACTACACGACGATCCATCACAGGTTATTGTGTATTCCTTGGACAAGCACTTGTatcctggaaaagcaagaagcAGGCAATTGTTTCTAAGTCCTCAGCTGAAGCGGAGTACCGGTCCATGGCAGCTGCTACATGTGAACTCACTTGGCTAAGGTATTTGTTACATGATTTGAGGGTTAATCATCCTGAACCTGCAAAACTATTTTGTGACAACCAAGCGGCCTTGTACATTGCTGCAAATCCAGTATATCATGAACGAACCAAACACATTGAGTTGGATTGTCATATAGTACGTGAAAGAATTCAAAATAGAGAGATCAAAACTGCATATGTGCAAACCGGAGAACAAATTGCCGACATATTCACAAAACCGACAAGGGAAGCCGTCTTTCAAACGCATCTTCACAAGTTGGGTGTTATTGACATCCatactccaacttga